In one Halosimplex halophilum genomic region, the following are encoded:
- the glpK gene encoding glycerol kinase GlpK: MADTYIGAIDQGTTGTRFMVFDHAGQVVANAYEQHEQIYPEPGWVEHDPIEIWENTQEVVTRGLRDGGLDASQLEALGITNQRETTVVWDAETGKPVHNAIVWQDRRTTDRVEQLEEEDKVGWIREKTGLEADAYFAATKVEWILDNAEPLKLQSSRGESVRDRADAGELRMGTIDTWLIYNLTGEHITDVTNASRTMLYDIEGLSWDPELLEEFGVPESMLPEVRPSSDEATYGSTDPDGFLGAEVPVAGALGDQQAALFGQTCFDAGDAKNTYGTGSFYLMNTGDEAVSSEHGLLTTIGFQMSGEPVQYALEGSIFITGAAIEWLEDVDLINNAAQTAELARSVDSTDGVYMVPAFTGLGAPHWDGRARGTIVGMTRGTRKEHIVRATLESIAYQTRDIAEAMEADSGVETTSLRVDGGAVKNNFLCQLQSDIIQTEIARPEVDETTALGSAYAAGLAVGYWDSVDELRDNWQVDREFTPEMDADEADRMYGRWDDAVERSLDWAREE, translated from the coding sequence ATGGCAGACACGTACATCGGCGCGATCGACCAGGGGACGACCGGCACCCGCTTCATGGTGTTCGACCACGCGGGGCAGGTCGTCGCGAACGCATACGAACAGCACGAACAGATCTATCCGGAGCCGGGGTGGGTCGAACACGACCCCATCGAGATCTGGGAGAACACCCAGGAGGTCGTCACGCGGGGCCTCCGCGACGGCGGGCTCGACGCGAGCCAGCTCGAGGCGCTCGGGATCACGAACCAGCGCGAGACGACCGTCGTGTGGGACGCGGAGACGGGCAAGCCGGTCCACAACGCCATCGTCTGGCAGGACCGCCGCACCACCGACCGCGTCGAGCAGCTGGAGGAGGAGGACAAGGTCGGGTGGATCCGCGAGAAGACCGGGCTGGAAGCCGACGCCTACTTCGCCGCCACGAAGGTCGAGTGGATCCTCGACAACGCCGAGCCGCTGAAGCTCCAGAGCTCCCGCGGCGAGAGCGTCCGCGACCGCGCCGACGCCGGCGAACTCCGGATGGGCACCATCGACACCTGGCTCATCTACAACCTCACCGGCGAGCACATCACCGACGTGACCAACGCCTCGCGGACGATGCTCTACGACATCGAGGGGCTCAGCTGGGACCCCGAACTCCTGGAGGAGTTCGGCGTGCCCGAGTCGATGCTTCCCGAGGTCCGGCCGTCCTCCGACGAGGCGACCTACGGGTCGACCGACCCCGACGGCTTCCTCGGCGCCGAGGTCCCGGTCGCGGGCGCGCTCGGTGACCAGCAGGCGGCCCTGTTCGGCCAGACCTGCTTCGACGCCGGCGACGCCAAGAACACCTACGGCACCGGTTCGTTCTACCTCATGAACACCGGCGACGAGGCGGTCTCCTCTGAGCACGGCCTGCTCACGACCATCGGCTTCCAGATGTCCGGCGAGCCCGTCCAGTACGCCCTCGAGGGGTCGATCTTCATCACCGGCGCCGCCATCGAGTGGCTCGAGGACGTGGACCTGATCAACAACGCCGCCCAGACCGCCGAGCTGGCCCGCTCGGTCGATTCGACCGACGGCGTGTACATGGTCCCGGCGTTCACCGGGCTGGGCGCGCCCCACTGGGACGGCCGCGCCCGCGGCACCATCGTCGGGATGACCCGCGGCACCCGGAAGGAGCACATCGTCCGGGCGACGCTGGAATCCATCGCCTACCAGACCCGCGACATCGCCGAGGCGATGGAGGCCGACTCGGGCGTCGAGACGACGAGTCTCCGGGTCGACGGCGGCGCGGTCAAGAACAACTTCCTCTGTCAGCTCCAGTCGGACATCATCCAGACGGAGATCGCCCGGCCGGAGGTCGACGAGACGACCGCGCTCGGGTCGGCCTACGCCGCCGGCCTCGCGGTCGGCTACTGGGACTCCGTCGACGAGCTGCGCGACAACTGGCAGGTCGACCGGGAGTTCACCCCGGAGATGGACGCCGACGAGGCCGACCGGATGTACGGCCGCTGGGACGACGCCGTCGAGCGCTCGCTCGACTGGGCGCGGGAGGAGTGA
- the glpA gene encoding anaerobic glycerol-3-phosphate dehydrogenase subunit GlpA yields MASTPHIAVLGGGSTGSGVARDLAMRGFDVTLVEQGNLTHGTTGRMHGLLHSGGRYAVSDQSSARECIEENRVLRDIAAHCVEETGGLFVKRPEDSEAYFREKLAGCEACGIPAEVLSGREARAMEPHLAEDIDRAIHVPDGAVDPFRLVVANAASAVEHGARVETHSEVTDLLVEDGEVVGVEVEHASGPGLRVHGTEGGREEIRADHVVNATGAWAGQIGDMAGVDIEVRPSKGVMTIMNVRQVDTVINRCRPKGDADIVVPHETTAILGTTDEEVDDPEDYPEEQWEVDMMIDTLSELIPMLEEARTIRSFWGVRPLYEPPDVGSEDPTDITRDFFLLDHDDRDDLPGMTSIVGGKFTTYRMMAEQIADHVCDRFGVEAACRTADVPLPGSEDFDVLRDYMDEFGLQSPIGRRSVERLGSRAEAVLDTDGPNPVVCNCEGVTRAEVQDAIEGSGSDLNAVRIRTRATMGNCQGGFCAHRLAGELEDSYDEPTVREAWDELLQERWKGQRHALWGQQLSQAMLNYALHATTQNRDRDPADADEPVDFAAFDDGPSDAVDGHSGGSADDTGVATDGGRDGD; encoded by the coding sequence ATGGCATCGACACCCCACATCGCGGTCCTCGGGGGCGGTTCGACGGGCAGCGGGGTCGCGCGCGACCTCGCGATGCGCGGGTTCGACGTGACGCTCGTCGAGCAGGGCAACCTCACGCACGGGACGACCGGGCGGATGCACGGGCTGCTCCACAGCGGGGGGCGCTACGCGGTGTCCGACCAGTCCAGCGCCCGCGAGTGTATCGAGGAGAACCGCGTCCTCCGGGACATCGCCGCCCACTGCGTCGAGGAGACCGGCGGCCTGTTCGTCAAGCGCCCCGAGGACTCCGAGGCGTACTTCCGGGAGAAGCTCGCGGGCTGCGAGGCCTGCGGGATCCCGGCCGAGGTGCTCTCCGGACGGGAGGCCCGCGCGATGGAACCCCACCTCGCCGAGGACATCGACAGGGCGATCCACGTCCCCGACGGCGCCGTCGACCCGTTCCGACTCGTCGTCGCCAACGCGGCCAGCGCCGTCGAACACGGCGCGCGCGTCGAGACCCACTCGGAGGTGACGGACCTGCTCGTCGAGGACGGCGAGGTCGTCGGCGTCGAGGTCGAACACGCCTCCGGCCCGGGCCTGCGCGTCCACGGCACCGAGGGCGGCCGCGAGGAGATCCGCGCCGACCACGTCGTCAACGCCACCGGCGCCTGGGCCGGGCAGATCGGCGACATGGCCGGCGTCGACATCGAGGTCCGCCCCTCCAAGGGCGTGATGACGATCATGAACGTCCGGCAGGTCGACACCGTGATCAATCGCTGTCGTCCCAAGGGCGACGCCGACATCGTCGTCCCCCACGAGACGACGGCCATCCTCGGGACGACCGACGAGGAAGTCGACGACCCCGAGGACTACCCGGAGGAGCAGTGGGAGGTCGACATGATGATCGACACCCTCTCGGAGCTGATCCCCATGCTCGAAGAGGCCCGGACCATCCGCTCCTTTTGGGGCGTCCGCCCGCTGTACGAGCCGCCGGACGTGGGCAGCGAGGACCCCACCGACATCACGCGGGACTTCTTCCTGCTCGACCACGACGACCGCGACGACCTGCCCGGCATGACCAGCATCGTCGGCGGCAAGTTCACCACCTACCGGATGATGGCCGAGCAAATTGCGGACCACGTCTGCGACCGTTTCGGCGTCGAAGCGGCCTGCCGCACCGCCGACGTGCCCCTCCCGGGCAGCGAGGACTTCGACGTGCTCCGCGATTACATGGACGAGTTCGGCCTCCAGTCGCCGATCGGCCGCCGCAGCGTCGAGCGGCTGGGCTCGCGGGCCGAGGCGGTGCTCGACACCGACGGGCCGAACCCGGTCGTCTGCAACTGCGAGGGCGTCACGCGCGCGGAGGTCCAGGACGCCATCGAGGGCTCGGGCTCGGACCTGAACGCCGTCCGCATCCGGACGCGGGCCACAATGGGCAACTGCCAGGGCGGCTTCTGTGCCCACCGGCTCGCCGGCGAACTGGAGGACAGCTACGACGAACCCACCGTGCGCGAGGCCTGGGACGAGCTCCTGCAGGAGCGCTGGAAGGGGCAGCGGCACGCCCTGTGGGGCCAGCAGCTCTCCCAGGCGATGCTCAACTACGCGCTGCACGCGACCACGCAGAACCGCGACCGCGACCCCGCCGACGCCGACGAGCCCGTCGACTTCGCGGCGTTCGACGACGGGCCGAGCGACGCGGTTGACGGCCACAGTGGCGGGAGCGCGGATGACACCGGCGTCGCGACCGACGGAGGGCGCGATGGCGATTGA
- the glpB gene encoding glycerol-3-phosphate dehydrogenase subunit GlpB, translating to MAIESEVVVVGGGLAGGFAALAAARGGADVRLLSYKQSTLAQASGLVDVLGYPPDGAASDGDGGPVVDPYAAIPDLPDDHPYRAVGVDGVREAMAVFDEVADRYRGAHTDRNALLPTHGGTVKPTARYPAGAAAGVASDDRDALLVGFERLVDFDAPHAAVHLENAGVPFEVEGATVAFPGDLAADAKVTRYAKLLDEDAPVETRSGGQRRARDALAAAVETHLGGAERVGFPAVLGDDDPGAVRESLESALGVPVFEVPMGPPSLPGLRLEDDLYAALDAAGVSMETGNPVVDYEPDGGADAAGRVASVSIDRNGAKIPFAADQFVLATGGLVGKGVGSDREGVEEPVFDCHVPHAADRYEWFDTDAFGDHPFARFGVPTDGDLRPLDADGDPEFGNLRAAGSVLGGYDFAAEKSGSGVSIATGHAAGAAAAEAVR from the coding sequence ATGGCGATTGAGTCGGAGGTCGTCGTGGTCGGCGGCGGGCTCGCCGGCGGGTTCGCCGCCCTCGCGGCCGCCCGCGGAGGCGCGGACGTGCGGTTGCTCTCCTACAAACAGAGCACGCTCGCGCAGGCCTCCGGTCTCGTCGACGTGCTGGGGTACCCGCCGGACGGGGCCGCGAGCGACGGGGACGGCGGCCCCGTCGTCGACCCCTACGCGGCGATCCCCGACCTCCCGGACGACCACCCCTACCGGGCGGTCGGCGTCGACGGCGTCCGCGAGGCGATGGCGGTCTTCGACGAGGTGGCCGACCGCTATCGCGGCGCCCACACCGACCGCAACGCCCTGCTCCCCACGCACGGCGGGACGGTCAAACCGACGGCGCGATACCCAGCCGGGGCCGCCGCCGGCGTCGCCAGCGACGACCGCGACGCCCTGCTGGTCGGCTTCGAACGGCTGGTCGACTTCGACGCACCACACGCGGCCGTCCACCTCGAAAACGCGGGCGTCCCGTTCGAGGTGGAGGGCGCGACGGTGGCCTTCCCCGGCGATCTGGCCGCCGACGCGAAGGTGACCCGCTACGCGAAACTGCTCGACGAGGACGCGCCGGTCGAGACCCGGTCTGGCGGGCAGCGGCGCGCCCGCGACGCGCTCGCGGCCGCGGTCGAAACCCACCTCGGCGGCGCCGAGCGCGTCGGCTTCCCCGCGGTGCTGGGCGACGACGACCCCGGGGCCGTCCGCGAGTCCCTCGAATCGGCGCTGGGGGTCCCCGTCTTCGAGGTGCCGATGGGGCCGCCCTCGCTGCCGGGGCTCAGACTCGAAGACGACCTCTACGCGGCGCTGGACGCCGCCGGCGTCAGCATGGAGACGGGCAACCCCGTCGTCGACTACGAGCCCGACGGCGGGGCCGACGCCGCCGGGCGGGTCGCGTCGGTCTCGATCGACCGCAACGGGGCGAAGATCCCGTTCGCCGCCGACCAGTTCGTCCTCGCGACGGGCGGGCTGGTCGGGAAGGGGGTGGGATCGGACCGCGAGGGGGTCGAGGAGCCGGTCTTCGACTGCCACGTCCCACACGCGGCCGACCGCTACGAGTGGTTCGACACGGACGCCTTCGGCGACCACCCGTTCGCCCGCTTCGGCGTCCCGACCGACGGCGACCTGCGGCCGCTCGACGCCGACGGCGACCCCGAGTTCGGGAACCTCCGGGCCGCCGGCTCGGTGCTGGGCGGCTACGACTTCGCGGCGGAGAAGTCCGGCAGCGGCGTCTCCATCGCGACCGGACACGCGGCCGGCGCGGCCGCAGCGGAGGCGGTCCGATGA
- a CDS encoding anaerobic glycerol-3-phosphate dehydrogenase subunit C: protein MSDTDHTSDFEPAAPNPDENHEPTQVFGEAEEFDLRPGADSCYKCSSCDTSCPVAEVDDDFPGPKFQGPEQWRLTQTDEDYEVDESVMSCSNCMRCDDACPSGVPLSQMHNTTRGRYVDEQMSKLSVEYWRNRILANYRTSAALASKVPRLASFAMNFGPARWAMEKTLGVTSERDFPEFATETFTDWWQARGGAQVQSADKRVAYFHGCYAEYNTPEVAKALVRLFEHFGYQVAVPEQGCSGTPMFANGMLDDACRDAETNVASLSALVEEGYDAVCSCTSCSMSLRQEYPELFDFEGTAEVAAHTYEAVEYLRIHEDLAGAVAEADVDGELAEEFAYHAPCHARNQGLDRQAVELFRELDGVDIEDVGDSCSGISGTYGWKEEKYDYSMEIGEEMFEHMESAEGETGMTECPTCAMQMEHGTGYEVRHPLELLEAALVE from the coding sequence ATGAGCGACACGGACCACACCAGCGACTTCGAACCGGCGGCACCGAACCCCGACGAGAACCACGAGCCGACACAGGTCTTCGGCGAGGCCGAGGAGTTCGACCTGCGGCCGGGCGCCGACTCCTGTTACAAGTGCTCGTCCTGCGACACCAGTTGCCCGGTCGCCGAGGTCGACGACGACTTCCCCGGGCCGAAGTTCCAGGGCCCCGAGCAGTGGCGGCTCACCCAGACCGACGAGGACTACGAGGTCGACGAGTCGGTCATGTCGTGTTCGAACTGCATGCGCTGCGACGACGCCTGCCCCTCCGGCGTCCCGCTCAGCCAGATGCACAACACGACGCGGGGCCGCTACGTCGACGAGCAGATGAGCAAGCTCTCCGTGGAGTACTGGCGCAACCGGATCCTCGCCAACTACCGCACGTCGGCCGCCCTCGCGAGCAAGGTCCCCCGGCTCGCGTCGTTCGCGATGAACTTCGGGCCGGCCCGCTGGGCCATGGAGAAGACGCTCGGCGTCACCAGCGAGCGCGACTTCCCGGAGTTCGCGACGGAGACGTTCACCGACTGGTGGCAGGCCCGCGGCGGCGCGCAGGTCCAGTCCGCCGACAAGCGGGTCGCGTACTTCCACGGCTGCTACGCCGAGTACAACACCCCCGAGGTGGCGAAGGCGCTCGTCCGGCTGTTCGAGCACTTCGGCTACCAGGTCGCCGTCCCCGAGCAGGGGTGTTCGGGCACGCCGATGTTCGCCAACGGGATGTTAGACGACGCCTGCCGCGACGCGGAGACCAACGTCGCGTCGCTGTCGGCGCTGGTCGAGGAGGGCTACGACGCCGTCTGTTCCTGTACCTCCTGCTCGATGAGCCTCCGCCAGGAGTACCCGGAGCTGTTCGACTTCGAGGGGACCGCCGAGGTCGCCGCGCACACCTACGAGGCCGTCGAGTACCTGCGGATCCACGAGGACCTGGCGGGCGCCGTCGCCGAGGCCGACGTGGACGGCGAACTCGCCGAGGAGTTCGCCTACCACGCGCCGTGTCACGCCCGCAACCAGGGGCTCGACCGCCAGGCCGTCGAACTGTTCCGGGAGCTGGACGGCGTCGACATCGAGGACGTGGGCGACTCCTGCTCGGGCATCTCGGGCACCTACGGCTGGAAGGAGGAGAAGTACGACTACTCGATGGAGATCGGCGAGGAGATGTTCGAGCACATGGAGTCGGCCGAAGGCGAGACGGGCATGACGGAGTGTCCCACCTGCGCGATGCAGATGGAGCACGGCACCGGCTACGAGGTCCGCCACCCGCTGGAACTGCTGGAAGCCGCGCTGGTGGAGTGA
- a CDS encoding universal stress protein, producing the protein MTLDTVLVAVGPGDEARTDPVVTAVSDVAGPADAGVVLGHVFSRERFAEAGDRLGFGDDAEPDAVAARQTTVQAFRDRLSEAGLDVSVRGRVGDVGEGVVALAEETGADLVFVGGRKRRPSGKAVFGSTAQTVLLEAPCPVTFVRSG; encoded by the coding sequence ATGACACTCGACACTGTGCTCGTCGCCGTCGGCCCGGGTGACGAGGCGCGTACCGACCCGGTCGTGACCGCCGTGAGCGACGTGGCGGGGCCGGCCGACGCCGGGGTCGTCCTCGGACACGTGTTCTCCCGCGAGCGATTCGCCGAGGCGGGCGACCGCCTGGGCTTCGGTGACGACGCGGAACCCGACGCGGTCGCCGCCCGGCAGACGACCGTCCAGGCGTTCCGGGACCGCCTCTCCGAGGCCGGGCTCGACGTGTCCGTCCGCGGCCGGGTCGGCGACGTGGGCGAGGGCGTCGTCGCGCTCGCGGAGGAGACCGGTGCGGACCTCGTCTTCGTCGGCGGCCGCAAGCGCCGTCCCTCCGGGAAAGCGGTGTTCGGCTCGACCGCCCAGACCGTCCTGCTGGAAGCGCCCTGTCCGGTTACCTTCGTCCGGAGCGGGTGA